The genome window TGGTGACTTAAAAAACTCTACTCCATGATGTCGATCAATTATTTCTATGGCCATATTTGAAACTTCATCTATTAAATTGCATCCCCATAGCTTTTGAAATGATGAAGAACTATATGCTATAGCAGATGGACATGGGTGTATATCGAATCGACTGTTGATGCTgaataagaatatatatatgtattatactCTCTGGGTTCAAAAATATCTAAAATACCCTGCAAGGCGTATAAGATTTAAAACGGGTGAGTTTATAAATCTTTACGTTCTATCATTAACTAGAACTAATCGCTTTTCGTTGGCTTAACTTAATATTAAGATCATTAATAACTATTGACAAATCAATTGGATTATAGATTATATTCATGttgtatttctatttgttactttttgtgtatcttaaatttatacattttaattgtaagcaaatattttttctttgccttttACCAGTTATTTACCTTGAATATTTACTTATGGTTTTactttttggtattttttttttttgtacattttaaCTATTTAAATTTGTCAAGCTCTTAGCTAATTTTAAAGgcaaataacaataaaaacaaaatgcaataaaagcaaaaaccacaacaacaacaacaacaacaagataaagaaaaaagaaaacctgGCATAAAAGGATTGAATAGCAGCGCAAACAAAAAGATgttggaaaaatattttgctgtAGACAACATTAGATATTGTTTTGAGCTGTGCCGACTTGGGTTggcatttttagttttagttttagcCATAGTCATAGATGTGAATGTAttctgttgttcttgttgtttttgttgttgttgttgttgctggagGAGCAGCAGTTCTGTCTCCGACTtggttgttattgttggcTCTGGTGGCGCGCGCgctacacacaaacacaacaatCGGACCATAAAAGCCTGCCTGGCTCCCCCCCGCGTCTTTCCTTTAACCACTTCTCTATTATACCCCACACCCCTTTACTACCTCGCCCTTCCCCCAATGTCCATGCCTGGAACTTTACTCTCTACCTTTACGGAGTAGTGAACGGTCTCCAGTCCAAGTTGGTGGTAACAAAAGCCGCTCCATAACAGTTGAAACAATAAAACAGCTTTAAGATTAAATTGAAGAAGGAGAAGCGCACTACAAGGAGACAACCAGCAAGCTACCAAAAGAGGATGCCAGGTGGAGGCTAGAAGGCTATCCTAGGAGTAGGTGGTATCGGTCGAGAGAAATACAAAGAGATAAAAGCAATTACAGAGACAGTCGGCAGCAGGTCTTGCATATTTTACTCAAGCTTTAAGTCGAATTGAAGGCATAGAGCAGAGAGTGAGGCCGAGAACGACCGAATGAAAGAGTATAACAAAGGATTAAAATGGAGACAGGGTTACAGAGCgtgagtgagaaagagataTGGCCGAGTTTAAAATCAAGTTCGAGTCATTTCATTTGGCATTGAACAGGCCCTTGACTGCCTCATCTGTGGTATCAATAATGAGTTTATAATAACCAGCTCGCTTCAATAGTCGCTCTTCATCCTCGGCCACACCGTAGATATCCTCAATGGGCAGCATAATCTCCGATTCATTGGGCAATATCAGTTTCCTGGCATCCTTCCGAAACATGGCCACTGCCTTCACCATATTCGTGTGCGCTCGTCCATAATGATTTAATGTCAAACTTTTGCGCTTGGCACACAATTTCCCTTGAATGCGATCCAGGCGGGCAATCAAACGCAATAGTATGAATCGTGCATAACGATCCTTGATCTTCAGAAGCGACAATTCCCCGCTATCCTCGAATGTGGGACGCAAATAGACATTGTGGATAATGCAGACAAAGATGCCATTGATCATGAATATGGTCAGCAGGAGTACCAACTGAAATGAGTCAATGTCCTGGGATAGGGTCTCGGCAACTTCCTTCCAATATATTAGATCCGAATGATTCATTTTCCACTGGTAATGCAAATAGGCAGTCAACACAGCTGCTATGCTGCTATATATGGCAATATAAGGATAATGGACAAAGAAAAACTCGTTGAATTGCCTACAAAATTTGTGGACAATATTACTCATTTCGCTTTTTTTAAGGGGCGGCTGTTTCTCCTTTTTATTTAGTGGGTTTCGTTGGTTGATGGATGAAACCGGAATGAACCGATTCCCAATGTTTTTGCTTCTccttttgttaattttttaaaatttttttgttgtggaaggtatttgtctttttgttaattttgaatttcgaACTGCCATTGAATAAGACCAAACCAAATAGATGACACAAAAACTCAGGTTGCCTTGGTCTAACTCAAATTTCTCCTGATTGAGTGAGTTAGTTAAGAGTATAAGAGTTTCGTCTCAAAGGCAATGCAAACTGTGTGGAACTTAAGTTTAGAGTCTCATATTTGGTTTGAGCTGCAACAGGTCCTGGTACCCCTGCAACACCAACGAACATCAGACAACATGTTTGAGTGCAAAAACGCTTACGCTTTACGGACTATTTGGTGCCGCCCACAATGGGCAACTCGCACATGTTGCAAGTGAGCAGAAAActgaaaagaaaattcaaataaagGGAACCCTTTGATTTCCAACTTCTTTTGCCTAACGAAAATTTTTGCACTATCTCTGCTTAACTTTTGTGTGTTGCTCTCTCCCCTCAATAAGATCTGAGACGTTGATAAGGCAATGGAAGCAAACCAGAGTAAAAAAGGACTTCAAAGAAAATCATAGCATACATTTGAGAGCAATGCAATTTTGGCATTTGCAGCGTTCAGGGTTTTTATcagttatttttttcttcttcttctcattttttagtttcgtttcgtttatTATTGTCTTTTGGTCTTTTTcaatgtgtgtgcgtgtgtgtgtgtgtgtgtgtgtgtgtgtgtgtgtgtgtgtgggtgtgtgttaGTGCCTTGGTGGCCAAGTGCATGCAAAACTGCATTTTGTAGACAAGCCGAAAACTGAAAACTGCCAGCCAAAACggaaatattcaaaaattgttgtaGTAGTTGTGTGGAGGAGGAGAGGGAGGAGAGGTAGCCAGTTCTGGCCTATCTTCCACTCTGTGTGCGCGCGCTAATAAAAACGTAAAATTTAATGGTTACGGAAGGCACTAAAAAACAGGCTCACCAACGGGACGGGACGGGACGGGACGAACGTTGAGTTGAGTTGGTCTTTGGCTGTGTGAGTAGTGGCGCTGGCGATAACCAAGCAACGAACCACAACCAGTGGGGGCGGCAAAACTGTAACTACGCCAACCACCGCCACcgctgccgttgccgttgccgccgACGCAGTAGAGCACCCATCCGTGCACGTCAAACGCAGACAACTTGAAAAATGTAGAGACAGCGCCGCAGTAGTAGTTGAAACACGccaaaaaatatgcaaaagtaaaataaaacagaCACAAAACcgagaaacagaaacagagcCACACAGTCAGACTCAGCACCAGAGAACGCCAAGAACGGGTAGGATAAGGGGCAGGGTAACGGACAGGGGAACGGACAGGGTAACGGCAAGCAAGTGAGAGGTAGACGCATTTGGCCGTTGCCAAAGTAAAAGCAAACCAGACCCTCAGTCCCTAGGTCCAAGCCCAAAAACGTTCGACGTTCGTGGTTCGACATTTGCCgttaaaggttttttttttctttttcgttttcgtcCTGACCGCCGCCCGCCTTACTGCCTGCCGCCTTCctatagttttatttattttgttttctatttttttcttttcatttttttttttttttgcgctggGTTGTTGCTGTTTATACTCGACTGTGACTGTGCCATCGCCACCATCAAACCACAGGGTAGTAAACTAAGGCATGCTGGACTAACTAACTATTTGAAAAAGTTTACAGTCAACAACTTTGTGATGTCGTTctaaataaaactaaacattTTGCAGTCTTTTAATTATGCAAAGGATACCTCAGTGTACTTCATCCGTATTGTTTACTTATGAATATTTCTATTAGATTTCGTGACATTCCGAAATGCAAATGAATTTCTTGATCgacatatttaaattttcttatttgctaGAGCTGCTCATAAGAGTTAAAAGTTAAGTCCCAGCAAAAGAATGAAACGAATGTGTGATGAGTACTCACAGTATTAATATTGTGTTTTGTAGAGATTAGTTTTTGTCCTGGTAAAGCACTtgttaattcaaaattatGCAAGTCCAGTCTGTACCAAATAAATTGATAATAATTAAGATAATGTACAAAATTAAGAACTTACATGATTAAAAAACTTTACAAGATACAATTTTTGACACTAGTCTCAAGAGTTGAATGCCAAGGACTATGAGCAATGGTCAAAGATCGGCCCTATGCAAGATTGTAATCCTTCTGCTTATTAGTCTACTCTATGAGAAAGtatattgaattgaattgcatGAGAATTGAAGCAAAACGAACTAGACAACCCATAAAGGATGCTTTGgcataaataataatagagaAATGCTATAATCTTCATGCCTAAAGCGATAACAATATAGAAAAAAGTACATAAAAGTATCTAGGTAAATAgtattttaaacattttcaagGTAATTAGAAATGGTCAAAAAGAGATTCAAAGATGcaatcaaaataaatgaaaagtttt of Drosophila willistoni isolate 14030-0811.24 chromosome XR unlocalized genomic scaffold, UCI_dwil_1.1 Seg8, whole genome shotgun sequence contains these proteins:
- the LOC6645847 gene encoding uncharacterized protein LOC6645847 — its product is MSNIVHKFCRQFNEFFFVHYPYIAIYSSIAAVLTAYLHYQWKMNHSDLIYWKEVAETLSQDIDSFQLVLLLTIFMINGIFVCIIHNVYLRPTFEDSGELSLLKIKDRYARFILLRLIARLDRIQGKLCAKRKSLTLNHYGRAHTNMVKAVAMFRKDARKLILPNESEIMLPIEDIYGVAEDEERLLKRAGYYKLIIDTTDEAVKGLFNAK